A section of the Jatrophihabitans sp. genome encodes:
- a CDS encoding DsrE family protein yields MSTPPRTPILPSTLIIKCTAGAEDAERCAQAFTVAATATAAGAGVSLWLTGDAAWFGLPDRAESFVLPHSAPLAQLRDAVLDLGTLTVCTQCAQRRAITQDQLIPGVRIAGAATFVDEILQPNVQALVY; encoded by the coding sequence GTGAGCACACCGCCCCGTACGCCGATCTTGCCCAGCACTCTCATCATCAAGTGCACCGCCGGAGCCGAGGACGCCGAGCGGTGCGCGCAGGCATTCACCGTCGCCGCCACCGCGACCGCCGCCGGGGCCGGCGTCTCGCTCTGGCTGACCGGCGACGCCGCCTGGTTCGGCCTGCCCGACCGGGCCGAGAGCTTCGTGCTGCCGCATTCGGCGCCGCTGGCGCAGCTGCGCGACGCCGTGCTCGACCTGGGCACGCTGACCGTGTGCACCCAGTGCGCGCAGCGGCGGGCCATCACGCAGGATCAGCTGATCCCCGGTGTCCGGATCGCCGGAGCGGCCACCTTCGTCGACGAGATCCTGCAGCCGAACGTCCAGGCGCTGGTCTACTGA
- a CDS encoding sulfurtransferase, with the protein MSRSEVLVSADWVEQNLNTPGVVIVEVDEDTAAYDTGHITGAVKLDWKTELQDPVVRDAVSKQDFEKLLSAKGISNDDTVVLYGGNNNWFAAYAYWYFKLYGHNDVKLLDGGRKKWELEGRELSKDEVNRPATEYHAQDQDLSIRAFRDEVVAAIGAKNLVDVRSPDEFSGKLLAPAHLPQEQSQRGGHIPTAVNVPWSKAANEDGTFKSDDELTQLYREAGLDTSKDTIAYCRIGERSSHTWFVLHELLGHPDVKNYDGSWTEYGSLIGVPIEKGA; encoded by the coding sequence ATGAGCCGCTCCGAAGTGCTCGTCTCGGCCGATTGGGTCGAGCAGAATCTCAACACCCCGGGCGTGGTGATCGTCGAGGTCGACGAAGACACCGCCGCCTACGACACCGGCCACATCACCGGTGCCGTGAAGCTGGACTGGAAGACCGAACTGCAGGACCCGGTGGTGCGCGACGCGGTCAGCAAGCAGGACTTCGAGAAGCTGCTGTCGGCCAAGGGCATCAGCAACGACGACACCGTGGTGCTCTACGGCGGCAACAACAACTGGTTCGCCGCCTACGCGTACTGGTACTTCAAGCTCTACGGCCACAACGACGTCAAGCTGCTCGACGGCGGCCGCAAGAAGTGGGAACTCGAGGGCCGCGAGCTGTCCAAGGACGAGGTCAACCGCCCGGCCACCGAGTACCACGCCCAGGACCAGGACCTGTCGATCCGGGCCTTCCGCGACGAGGTCGTGGCCGCGATCGGCGCCAAGAACCTGGTGGACGTCCGCTCGCCCGACGAGTTCTCCGGCAAGCTGCTGGCCCCGGCGCACCTGCCGCAGGAGCAGTCCCAGCGCGGTGGCCACATTCCGACGGCGGTGAACGTGCCGTGGTCCAAGGCGGCCAACGAGGACGGCACCTTCAAGTCCGACGACGAGCTGACCCAGCTCTACCGCGAGGCCGGGCTGGACACCAGCAAAGACACCATCGCCTACTGCCGGATCGGTGAGCGCTCCAGCCACACCTGGTTCGTGCTGCACGAACTGCTCGGGCACCCCGACGTCAAGAACTACGACGGGTCCTGGACCGAGTACGGCTCGCTGATCGGCGTGCCGATCGAGAAGGGGGCCTAG
- the pstA gene encoding phosphate ABC transporter permease PstA, producing MTTTLTPQQSEPSPRVEEALRRHRVPVREGVFKGVLIFSLAVGVIFLAILVSYIVYRGWPRLDSRLFNNFPSIRRPQNAGARSAIFGTVWVIAFTALYCLPTGILAAIYLEEYADNRRWYNRLIEINIQNLAAVPSIVYGILGLGIIARGLGFGQTVLTASLTLSLLVLPIVVISAREAIRSVPNSIRLASYAVGATKWQTVSRQVMPQAIPGTATGAILALSRAIGEAAPLLLLGGLTFITYTPTGIQSSFTVLPIQIFNWISQSREEFATLAAAASVVLLVILLTMNSLAIYLRNRYQKRW from the coding sequence GTGACGACGACCCTGACGCCCCAGCAGTCCGAGCCGTCGCCCCGGGTGGAGGAGGCCTTGCGACGGCACCGCGTGCCGGTCCGCGAAGGCGTCTTCAAGGGCGTCCTGATCTTCAGCCTGGCCGTCGGCGTCATCTTCCTGGCGATCCTGGTCAGTTACATCGTCTACCGGGGTTGGCCGCGGCTGGACAGCCGGCTGTTCAACAACTTCCCCTCGATCAGGCGCCCGCAGAACGCCGGAGCGCGCTCGGCGATCTTCGGCACCGTCTGGGTGATCGCCTTCACGGCGCTCTACTGCCTGCCCACCGGCATCCTGGCGGCGATCTACCTCGAGGAGTACGCGGACAACCGGCGCTGGTACAACCGCCTGATCGAGATCAACATCCAGAACCTCGCGGCCGTGCCGTCCATCGTGTACGGGATCCTCGGCCTGGGCATCATCGCAAGGGGGCTGGGCTTCGGGCAGACGGTGCTCACGGCGTCGCTGACCCTGTCGCTGCTGGTGCTGCCGATCGTGGTGATCTCCGCTCGCGAGGCCATCCGGTCGGTGCCCAATTCCATCCGGTTGGCCTCCTACGCGGTCGGTGCGACGAAGTGGCAGACGGTCAGCCGCCAGGTGATGCCCCAGGCCATTCCCGGCACCGCCACCGGAGCGATCCTGGCGCTGTCGCGCGCGATCGGCGAAGCTGCGCCGCTGCTGCTGCTGGGCGGCCTGACGTTCATCACCTACACACCGACCGGCATCCAAAGCTCCTTCACGGTGCTGCCGATCCAGATCTTCAACTGGATCAGCCAGTCCCGCGAGGAGTTCGCGACCCTGGCCGCGGCCGCGAGCGTCGTGCTGCTGGTGATCCTGCTGACGATGAACTCGCTGGCCATCTATCTTCGAAACCGCTATCAGAAGCGCTGGTGA
- the pstB gene encoding phosphate ABC transporter ATP-binding protein PstB, translated as MPDGTVSEEITTTPEVAPRTPRSSEIQSLLFKIRDLSVYYGDYQAVRDVNMDIGHKQITAMIGPSGCGKSTVLRTLNRMNDLIPGARVTGEVSYRRQDLYAPQVDPIEVRRRIGMVFQKPNPFPKSIYDNIAYGPRVTGMKVPNMDDLVEEALRAGALWDEVKDKLKQSALALSGGQQQRLCIARTIAVKPEVILMDEPCSALDPIATAKIEDLMAILAEKFAIVIVTHNMQQAARVSDRTAFFTADVDEAGERHGRLVELNATKTIFATPSDKRTEDYISGRFG; from the coding sequence ATGCCCGATGGCACGGTCTCCGAGGAGATAACGACGACCCCTGAGGTCGCCCCTCGCACGCCCCGCTCATCCGAGATCCAGAGCCTGCTGTTCAAGATCCGGGACCTGTCGGTCTACTACGGCGACTACCAGGCCGTGCGCGATGTGAACATGGACATCGGGCACAAGCAGATCACGGCGATGATCGGCCCGTCCGGCTGTGGAAAGTCAACGGTGCTGCGGACGCTGAACCGCATGAACGACCTCATTCCCGGCGCCCGCGTCACCGGTGAGGTCTCCTACCGGCGGCAGGACCTCTACGCGCCCCAGGTCGACCCCATCGAGGTCCGGCGGCGCATCGGCATGGTCTTCCAGAAGCCCAACCCGTTCCCGAAGTCGATCTATGACAACATCGCCTACGGGCCACGGGTGACCGGCATGAAAGTCCCCAACATGGACGACCTGGTGGAGGAGGCGCTGCGAGCCGGCGCGCTGTGGGACGAGGTCAAGGACAAGCTCAAGCAGAGCGCGCTGGCACTTTCCGGTGGTCAGCAGCAGCGGCTGTGCATCGCCCGCACGATCGCGGTCAAGCCGGAGGTCATCCTGATGGACGAGCCGTGCTCGGCGCTGGATCCGATCGCCACGGCCAAGATCGAGGACCTGATGGCCATCCTCGCCGAGAAGTTCGCCATCGTCATCGTGACCCACAACATGCAGCAGGCGGCTCGGGTGTCGGATCGGACCGCCTTCTTCACCGCCGATGTCGACGAGGCAGGTGAGCGGCACGGCCGGCTGGTGGAGCTGAACGCCACCAAGACGATCTTCGCCACCCCCTCGGACAAGCGGACCGAGGACTACATCTCCGGACGGTTCGGCTGA
- a CDS encoding DUF1416 domain-containing protein, with product MCAAPPQTPTLPANVDLEKETVIYGTVSKDDAPVSGAYVRLLDSTGEFTAEVLTSATGDYRFFAAPGDWTLSVLHNSGSARQPVGATGPGLVEASLVLS from the coding sequence ATGTGCGCAGCCCCGCCCCAGACGCCCACGCTGCCGGCCAACGTCGACCTCGAGAAGGAGACCGTGATCTACGGAACCGTCTCCAAGGACGACGCGCCGGTGTCGGGGGCCTACGTCCGGCTGCTCGATTCCACCGGTGAGTTCACCGCCGAGGTGCTCACCTCGGCCACCGGCGACTACCGGTTCTTCGCCGCGCCGGGCGACTGGACGCTGTCGGTGCTGCACAACTCCGGTTCGGCGCGCCAGCCGGTCGGCGCGACGGGACCCGGCCTGGTAGAGGCCTCACTCGTCCTGTCCTAA
- the pstC gene encoding phosphate ABC transporter permease subunit PstC: protein MSTSLADSTTAEPRPPEDGGLGRQRSHVGENLIKALLFGAALFSVAATVGIVIALLEPTLEFFGEVSLKEFLTGTEWAPLFADAKFGVLPLVAGTLLITVIAMVVAIPLGLGAAVYLSEYAKPRTRRVLKPVLEVLAGVPTVIYGLFALAAVTPFLRKFWPIGDGPDIFNALSAGIVMGIMIIPTIASLSEDAMSAVPSALRDGAYALGSSQMQVATKVVVPAALSGIVAAFVLGISRALGETMIVAIAAGGQPNLSWNPLEGMQTMTAFIAAAGIGDQPTGTIGYQTIFAVGSLLFVLTFLMNIVSIRLVRKYREVYE from the coding sequence GTGAGCACCAGCCTGGCCGATTCCACGACTGCCGAGCCCAGGCCTCCAGAGGATGGAGGCCTGGGCCGGCAGCGTAGCCATGTCGGGGAAAACCTGATCAAGGCATTGCTGTTCGGGGCCGCGCTGTTCTCGGTCGCCGCGACGGTCGGCATCGTCATCGCGCTGCTGGAGCCGACCTTGGAGTTCTTCGGCGAGGTCAGTCTGAAGGAGTTCCTGACCGGCACCGAGTGGGCGCCGCTGTTCGCCGACGCCAAGTTCGGCGTGCTGCCGCTGGTGGCCGGGACGCTGCTGATCACCGTGATCGCGATGGTGGTGGCGATCCCGCTGGGCCTCGGCGCCGCCGTCTACCTGTCGGAGTACGCCAAGCCGAGGACCCGGCGCGTGCTCAAGCCGGTGCTCGAGGTGCTGGCAGGCGTTCCGACCGTCATCTACGGCCTGTTCGCCCTGGCAGCCGTCACACCGTTCCTGCGGAAGTTCTGGCCGATCGGTGACGGGCCCGACATCTTCAACGCCCTGTCAGCCGGCATCGTCATGGGCATCATGATCATCCCGACGATCGCCTCGCTGTCCGAGGACGCCATGAGCGCCGTGCCGTCGGCGTTGCGCGACGGCGCCTACGCCCTGGGCAGCTCGCAGATGCAGGTCGCGACCAAGGTGGTCGTTCCGGCGGCCCTGTCAGGCATCGTGGCGGCCTTCGTGCTCGGGATCTCTCGAGCCCTGGGCGAGACCATGATCGTCGCGATTGCGGCCGGCGGCCAGCCGAACCTGTCGTGGAACCCGCTGGAGGGCATGCAGACGATGACGGCCTTCATCGCCGCGGCCGGCATCGGCGATCAGCCCACCGGGACGATCGGCTACCAGACCATCTTCGCCGTCGGGTCGTTGCTGTTCGTGCTGACGTTCCTGATGAACATCGTCAGCATCCGGCTCGTCCGCAAATACCGGGAGGTGTACGAGTGA
- the mshD gene encoding mycothiol synthase: protein MTSPISDVAALTPAAVEAIRKLARLSPDSADTPPLSEQALLRLAAGPPVRHLVYQQESYHQSEDQDPTLLGYAQLDPGEQAHAVELVATDPLVAAELLEAAGRLVDPSRLRLWAHGRNSVAAQAAAQAGWQPVRTLLQMRRSLPDLELPEPQLPDGVSIRTFQPGSDDQAWLAVNARAFASHPEQGRWSQADLADRIAAPWFDPAGFLLAVRDSQLLGYHWTKVHTDTSEPMGEVYVLGVDPAAQGLKLGKALLGAGLRHLRDRGLGAVLLYVEADNDAARGLYEGIGFTVFARDIQFAAG from the coding sequence GTGACCTCGCCGATCTCCGACGTTGCCGCTCTCACCCCGGCCGCCGTTGAGGCGATCCGCAAGCTGGCCCGGCTGAGTCCGGACTCGGCCGACACCCCACCGCTGAGCGAGCAGGCCCTGCTGCGGCTGGCGGCCGGCCCGCCGGTGCGCCACCTGGTGTACCAGCAGGAGTCCTATCACCAGAGCGAGGACCAGGACCCGACGCTGCTCGGTTACGCCCAGCTCGACCCGGGCGAGCAGGCGCACGCCGTGGAGCTGGTGGCCACCGATCCGCTGGTGGCGGCCGAACTGCTCGAGGCCGCCGGCCGGCTGGTCGATCCGAGCCGGCTGCGGCTGTGGGCGCACGGGCGCAACAGCGTCGCCGCCCAGGCCGCCGCCCAGGCCGGCTGGCAACCGGTCCGCACCCTGCTGCAGATGCGCCGGTCCCTTCCCGACCTGGAGCTGCCCGAGCCCCAACTTCCCGACGGTGTCAGCATCCGGACGTTCCAGCCGGGCTCTGATGACCAGGCCTGGCTGGCAGTCAACGCTCGCGCGTTCGCCTCGCATCCGGAGCAGGGCCGCTGGAGCCAGGCAGATCTGGCCGACCGGATCGCCGCGCCCTGGTTCGACCCGGCCGGCTTCCTGCTCGCCGTCCGGGACTCCCAACTGCTCGGCTACCACTGGACGAAGGTGCACACCGATACCTCCGAGCCCATGGGCGAGGTGTACGTGCTCGGCGTCGACCCGGCCGCCCAGGGCCTCAAGCTGGGCAAGGCGCTGCTCGGCGCCGGCCTGCGCCACCTGCGGGACCGGGGGCTGGGCGCCGTGCTGCTCTACGTGGAGGCCGACAACGACGCCGCTCGCGGCCTCTACGAGGGCATCGGTTTCACGGTCTTCGCCCGCGACATCCAGTTCGCCGCCGGCTGA
- a CDS encoding response regulator transcription factor: MEIFLLTTAAQPTTEVLPALGLLGHQVTVAGFDVSPLLSTSADAVLIDGRFNLAGARAFTKVLVTAGVNLPVLAVLKEGGLVALSADWAVDDVLLDTAGPAEVDARLRLALSRRTTAAETEPGVVKVGDLTIEEATYTAKLKSHLLDLTYKEFELLKFLAQHPGRVFTRSHLLQEVWGYDYFGGTRTVDVHVRRLRAKLGSEYEALIGTVRNVGYKFVKPAEPGLRARGGGSAEEGHPAGRAASLTP; encoded by the coding sequence ATGGAGATCTTCCTCCTCACCACGGCAGCGCAGCCGACCACCGAGGTGCTTCCAGCCCTCGGGCTGCTCGGGCACCAGGTCACCGTCGCCGGATTCGACGTCAGCCCGCTGCTGAGCACCAGCGCCGACGCCGTGCTGATCGACGGCCGGTTCAACCTGGCAGGCGCCCGGGCCTTCACCAAGGTGCTGGTCACCGCCGGGGTGAACCTGCCCGTTCTCGCGGTGCTGAAAGAAGGCGGCCTGGTCGCGCTGTCGGCGGACTGGGCGGTCGATGACGTGCTGCTGGACACCGCCGGGCCGGCCGAGGTCGACGCCCGGTTGCGCTTGGCGCTGTCCCGGCGCACCACGGCGGCCGAGACCGAGCCCGGTGTGGTCAAGGTCGGTGACCTCACCATCGAGGAGGCCACCTACACCGCCAAGTTGAAGTCCCACCTCCTCGACCTGACCTACAAGGAATTCGAGCTGCTGAAGTTCCTGGCCCAGCACCCCGGCCGGGTGTTCACCCGCTCGCACCTGCTACAGGAGGTGTGGGGCTATGACTACTTCGGCGGCACCCGCACGGTCGACGTGCACGTGCGCCGGTTGCGCGCCAAGCTGGGCTCTGAGTACGAGGCGCTGATCGGCACCGTCCGCAACGTCGGCTACAAGTTCGTCAAGCCCGCCGAACCGGGGCTGCGGGCCAGGGGCGGGGGTTCAGCAGAGGAGGGCCACCCGGCAGGCCGGGCCGCTAGCCTTACCCCGTGA
- a CDS encoding glycosyltransferase family 39 protein: MPAPSPTAPDVREVKPQARATRAFADPAGDQLPAATTDPASRRLIVRRRWLVLGIALLVLALKVTVAARTYGTNDIRHWTNFVNGVASRGPVGVYGIGFDRSFYNHPPLIGYFLQFVDLARQYGFSIGFTIRSVASLADVGSALLMFEILRRRRSLREATWAAALVAVSPVLFIISGFHGNTDPIFVMFTLLALYLLADRDRPLAAGVSMGLAIGIKIVPVVAVPVLLVLALSKGRHALLRFGAGFVLAFGITWLPALIAHGEVVRSNVLGYAGSGISQWGLIQIGHVFDDPGWADFLTESGRFPVVLLCALGPAVLAWRRPGMAAEALGLSLVSFLFLAPAFGCQYLVWAVAAAYLLNFGWATLYNLFAGVVLFKIYTRWAHGFPWDHANYWGLVGVELVGALLLWGFLGVLAPLGIRRILAGPRQDGPAWQAGLPRRPQGKAQLE; the protein is encoded by the coding sequence ATGCCGGCTCCGTCACCCACCGCGCCTGACGTGCGCGAGGTGAAACCCCAGGCGCGTGCCACGAGGGCCTTTGCCGACCCGGCCGGCGACCAGTTGCCTGCCGCGACCACCGATCCGGCGTCCAGAAGGCTGATCGTCCGCCGCCGTTGGCTGGTGCTCGGGATCGCCCTGCTAGTGCTGGCGTTGAAGGTGACGGTCGCGGCCAGGACCTACGGCACCAACGACATCAGGCACTGGACCAACTTCGTCAACGGCGTGGCCAGCCGCGGCCCGGTAGGCGTCTACGGCATCGGCTTCGACCGGTCCTTCTACAACCACCCGCCGCTGATCGGTTACTTCCTGCAGTTCGTCGACCTGGCACGCCAGTACGGCTTCAGCATCGGGTTCACCATCCGGTCGGTGGCCAGCCTCGCCGACGTGGGCTCGGCGCTGCTGATGTTCGAGATCCTGCGCCGGCGCCGCAGCCTGCGCGAGGCGACCTGGGCGGCCGCGCTGGTAGCGGTCAGCCCGGTGCTGTTCATCATCTCAGGCTTCCACGGCAACACCGATCCGATCTTCGTGATGTTCACGCTGCTGGCGCTGTACCTGCTAGCCGACCGGGACAGGCCGCTGGCCGCCGGGGTGTCGATGGGGCTCGCGATCGGGATCAAGATCGTCCCGGTGGTCGCCGTTCCGGTGCTGCTGGTGCTGGCCCTCAGCAAGGGCCGCCACGCCCTGCTGAGGTTCGGTGCGGGCTTCGTGCTCGCGTTCGGCATCACCTGGCTGCCCGCTCTGATCGCGCACGGTGAGGTGGTGCGCAGCAACGTGCTCGGCTACGCGGGCAGTGGCATCAGCCAATGGGGTTTGATCCAGATCGGCCACGTGTTCGACGATCCGGGCTGGGCCGATTTCTTGACCGAGTCCGGCCGGTTCCCGGTGGTGCTGCTGTGCGCGCTCGGGCCGGCGGTGCTGGCGTGGCGCCGTCCCGGCATGGCCGCTGAGGCGCTCGGCCTGTCGCTGGTCAGCTTCCTGTTTCTCGCCCCGGCGTTCGGCTGCCAGTATCTGGTCTGGGCGGTGGCGGCGGCCTACCTGCTCAACTTCGGCTGGGCGACCCTCTACAACCTGTTCGCCGGCGTGGTGCTGTTCAAGATCTACACCCGGTGGGCCCACGGCTTTCCCTGGGACCACGCGAACTACTGGGGCCTGGTCGGCGTCGAGCTGGTCGGGGCACTGCTGCTGTGGGGCTTCCTCGGGGTGCTCGCCCCGCTCGGGATCCGCCGCATCCTCGCCGGCCCCCGGCAGGACGGACCGGCCTGGCAGGCCGGTTTACCCCGCCGCCCGCAGGGAAAAGCTCAGTTGGAGTAG
- a CDS encoding alpha/beta fold hydrolase codes for MTRGPEPVRLRTADSIVLSADYYAGVSGGPSYLLGHGFTGSSRTPNVVRIAERLRELGGSVLVLNFRGHGASQGMSTIGVDEVADVEAGVGWLRAERPDVPVVTVGFSMGASIMIRYAGLGANPEAVVAVSGPGRWYERGTDPMRRLHFGVETRLGRLVLHRAFRTRVGGGWDVLPASPVELAASISAPLLVVHGDADPYFGVEHARMLAAAAARSELWIEPGLGHAENAMTDQLLERIHGWVRRTVGTSATMNP; via the coding sequence ATGACCAGGGGTCCGGAACCTGTGCGACTTCGGACAGCGGACAGCATTGTTCTATCCGCTGACTATTACGCCGGTGTTTCCGGCGGCCCTTCCTACCTGCTCGGCCATGGCTTCACCGGGTCCTCCCGCACTCCCAACGTGGTGCGGATCGCCGAGCGGTTGCGCGAGCTGGGCGGCTCGGTGCTGGTGCTGAATTTCAGGGGGCACGGGGCCTCGCAGGGCATGTCGACCATCGGCGTGGACGAGGTCGCCGACGTCGAGGCGGGGGTGGGTTGGCTCCGCGCCGAACGTCCGGATGTGCCGGTCGTCACAGTCGGCTTCTCGATGGGCGCCTCGATCATGATCCGGTACGCGGGCCTGGGCGCGAACCCCGAGGCCGTGGTGGCCGTCAGCGGGCCCGGGCGGTGGTACGAGCGCGGCACCGACCCGATGCGCCGGCTGCACTTCGGTGTCGAGACCCGGCTGGGCCGGCTGGTGCTGCACCGGGCGTTCCGGACCAGGGTCGGCGGCGGCTGGGACGTGCTGCCCGCCTCACCGGTGGAGCTGGCTGCCTCGATCAGCGCGCCGCTGCTCGTGGTGCACGGCGACGCCGATCCCTATTTCGGCGTCGAGCACGCCCGGATGCTGGCCGCCGCCGCGGCGCGCTCCGAGCTGTGGATCGAGCCCGGCCTGGGACACGCCGAGAACGCCATGACCGATCAACTGCTCGAGCGCATCCACGGCTGGGTCCGCCGCACGGTCGGGACGTCTGCGACCATGAACCCGTGA
- a CDS encoding PstS family phosphate ABC transporter substrate-binding protein produces the protein MSSRRRGLWSPVLITPVLVLALAACGGAEAGNSTDAGGDGGSSSSANLSGSIKVDGSSTVAPLSTVAAELFQEKHSGVNVTVGTSGTGGGFEKFCRGETDISNASRPIKDKEKAACDKAGIAFEEFKVANDALTVVVSKDNDFVDCLTLAQLKKIWEPGSKVSNWNQVDPKFPNESLKLFGPGTDSGTFDYFTAEINGEEDASRTDYQATEDDNVTVQGVSGSKGGMGYFGFSYFEENASKLKALQIDGGEGCVAPSVDTVQDGSYKPLGRPLYIYPSAKALQRPEALSFVEYYVASHKQIAEESKFIPLNETQESELKTALEKLKNSAK, from the coding sequence GTGTCAAGTAGGCGGCGGGGCCTGTGGTCCCCTGTTCTAATCACTCCGGTGCTGGTGCTGGCGTTGGCTGCCTGTGGCGGCGCCGAAGCCGGCAATTCGACCGACGCCGGTGGTGACGGTGGCAGCTCGTCGAGCGCCAACCTCTCCGGCAGCATCAAGGTCGACGGCTCGAGCACGGTCGCCCCGCTCAGCACGGTGGCGGCTGAGCTGTTCCAGGAGAAGCACTCGGGCGTGAACGTCACGGTCGGCACGTCCGGCACCGGCGGCGGCTTCGAGAAGTTCTGCCGCGGCGAGACCGACATCTCAAACGCGTCCCGGCCGATCAAGGACAAGGAGAAGGCGGCCTGCGACAAGGCCGGCATCGCCTTCGAGGAGTTCAAGGTGGCCAACGACGCGCTGACGGTGGTCGTCAGCAAGGACAACGACTTCGTGGACTGCCTGACGCTGGCGCAGCTGAAGAAGATCTGGGAGCCCGGTTCGAAGGTCAGCAACTGGAACCAGGTCGACCCCAAGTTCCCGAACGAGTCACTGAAGCTCTTCGGACCCGGCACCGACTCGGGAACCTTCGACTACTTCACCGCCGAGATCAACGGCGAGGAGGACGCCAGCCGCACCGACTACCAGGCGACCGAGGACGACAACGTCACGGTGCAGGGAGTGAGCGGGTCCAAGGGCGGCATGGGCTACTTCGGGTTCTCCTACTTCGAGGAGAACGCCAGCAAGCTGAAGGCCCTGCAGATCGACGGCGGCGAGGGGTGCGTCGCGCCCAGCGTCGACACCGTCCAGGACGGCAGCTACAAGCCACTGGGCCGCCCGCTCTACATCTACCCCAGCGCCAAGGCGCTGCAGCGGCCCGAGGCCCTCAGCTTCGTCGAGTACTACGTCGCCAGTCACAAGCAGATCGCGGAGGAGAGCAAGTTCATCCCGCTGAACGAGACCCAGGAGTCAGAGCTGAAGACGGCACTCGAGAAGCTGAAGAACTCGGCCAAGTAG
- a CDS encoding carboxymuconolactone decarboxylase family protein, whose product MAHIALGVEETQFPGITGPLIYRPETAKPLMELAEVLLRGPHSLSPGERELIAAYVSGLNDCRFCRDSHSATAAAQLELGMCVVEQVHADLDNAPISPKLRALLRIAGAVQVSGRNVTPALISDARRAGSTDLEIHDAVLIAAAFCMFNRYVDGLGTVAPSDPQAYAYSAKHLVERGYSN is encoded by the coding sequence ATGGCCCACATCGCCCTAGGAGTCGAAGAGACCCAGTTCCCCGGCATCACCGGACCGCTGATCTACCGTCCCGAAACGGCTAAACCCCTCATGGAGCTCGCCGAGGTGCTGCTGCGCGGGCCGCACTCGTTGTCGCCCGGCGAGCGCGAGCTGATCGCCGCCTACGTCTCCGGGCTCAACGACTGCCGGTTCTGCCGCGACTCGCACTCGGCCACCGCGGCCGCCCAGTTGGAGCTGGGCATGTGCGTGGTCGAGCAGGTGCACGCCGACCTCGACAACGCTCCGATCTCACCGAAGCTGCGGGCGTTGTTGCGGATCGCCGGCGCGGTCCAGGTGAGCGGGCGCAACGTCACCCCGGCTCTGATCAGCGACGCCCGGCGGGCCGGCAGCACTGACCTCGAGATCCACGACGCGGTCCTGATCGCGGCGGCGTTCTGCATGTTCAACCGCTACGTCGACGGCCTCGGGACGGTGGCGCCCTCAGACCCGCAGGCCTACGCCTACTCGGCCAAGCACCTCGTCGAGCGCGGCTACTCCAACTGA
- a CDS encoding FABP family protein, with product MSQPPPAAGSPRHTAPGATASEATAAVPEPADTTDLRAGPEINPALLAVLGLVGRWSGFGNGLKPGTGEEFRYAQRVSFAHDGRPFLSYESRTWLLNPDGSVLRPAFRENGFLRMGSGQDELELVLATAVGIVEVFTGLAGDSRWELATAGVGFTRSAKQVAGERRLYALSGEQLMYAQELALTEGDYRPHLNASLTRD from the coding sequence GTGTCCCAACCCCCTCCTGCCGCCGGCTCGCCGCGGCACACCGCGCCCGGGGCCACCGCGTCCGAAGCCACCGCTGCCGTGCCCGAGCCGGCCGACACCACCGACCTGCGGGCCGGGCCTGAGATCAATCCGGCGCTGCTGGCGGTGCTGGGGCTGGTCGGGCGCTGGTCGGGTTTCGGCAACGGCCTCAAGCCGGGGACCGGCGAGGAGTTCCGGTACGCCCAGCGGGTGAGTTTCGCCCATGACGGCCGGCCGTTCCTGTCCTACGAGTCGCGCACCTGGCTGCTCAACCCGGACGGTTCGGTGCTGCGGCCGGCGTTCCGCGAGAACGGCTTCCTGCGGATGGGCAGCGGTCAGGACGAGCTGGAGCTGGTGCTGGCGACCGCGGTGGGCATCGTCGAGGTGTTCACCGGGCTGGCCGGCGATTCGCGCTGGGAGCTGGCCACCGCCGGCGTGGGCTTCACCCGATCGGCCAAGCAGGTCGCCGGCGAGCGCCGGCTGTACGCACTCAGCGGCGAGCAGCTGATGTACGCCCAGGAGCTGGCGCTGACCGAGGGGGACTACCGGCCACACCTCAACGCCAGCCTGACTCGCGACTGA